Proteins encoded in a region of the Flavobacterium sp. MDT1-60 genome:
- a CDS encoding outer membrane beta-barrel protein has product MKYRNLLIAATAFFAFQQAGAQTSFKPGLRGGFSFSTISETRSSYKTDFYIGAFGEINITKKYALQPEITYSRQGSDNVGYYFNDNTQTETVKFRDLQMGYLSFTLLNKLTFGPGIQIQFGPAVDVLVNDNLDKVEMYNDLAFISGIAYRLPSGLTFEARLKKGILDVFDSSYYNDRNDYYLFGSYNTNVNFQLGLSYAFGGKK; this is encoded by the coding sequence TTGAAGTATAGAAATTTATTAATCGCCGCAACAGCTTTTTTTGCATTTCAACAAGCTGGTGCACAAACTTCTTTTAAACCAGGTCTAAGAGGAGGTTTTTCATTTTCGACTATTTCAGAAACCCGTTCCAGTTATAAAACTGATTTTTATATTGGTGCCTTTGGAGAAATAAATATTACAAAAAAATATGCGCTTCAGCCTGAAATAACGTATAGCAGACAGGGATCTGATAATGTTGGATATTATTTTAATGATAATACCCAAACCGAAACAGTAAAATTTCGTGATTTGCAAATGGGTTATTTATCCTTTACGCTTCTTAATAAATTGACATTTGGACCCGGAATTCAAATACAATTTGGGCCAGCAGTAGATGTTCTTGTAAATGATAATTTAGACAAAGTAGAAATGTATAATGATTTAGCATTTATTAGTGGTATTGCCTATCGTTTACCTTCGGGTCTTACGTTTGAAGCCAGATTAAAAAAAGGTATACTGGATGTATTTGATAGTTCTTATTATAATGACCGAAATGATTATTATTTATTTGGAAGTTATAACACTAACGTCAATTTTCAATTAGGACTTTCTTATGCCTTTGGAGGAAAAAAATAA
- a CDS encoding polysaccharide deacetylase family protein yields MITHKNISLFFIFLLLLLLLLKLYTAINLLWFIGIILIWIGINAFGSARISSNYHVKAFCNNPSETEKKIALTFDDGPSVFTLQVLDLLKKYDAKATFFCIGKNVEKHPEIIKQIISEGHLVGNHSYNHSKFFDFYNAATIAEEIQKTDQLLEKFTSKKINFFRPPYGVTTPSIRRALKLTGHKVIGWNIRSLDGGTKDQNLIFNRIIKRVSPGGIVLLHDTGSHSVLVLEQFLQFLDQNNYKVISVEELLNLKAYED; encoded by the coding sequence ATGATAACGCATAAAAACATTTCGTTATTCTTTATCTTTTTATTGCTTTTACTGCTTCTTCTGAAACTTTATACAGCAATTAATTTGTTATGGTTTATCGGAATAATTTTAATCTGGATCGGAATAAATGCTTTTGGTTCTGCCCGAATTTCTTCTAATTATCATGTAAAAGCTTTCTGCAATAATCCATCAGAAACAGAAAAAAAAATTGCCCTTACTTTTGATGATGGCCCGAGTGTTTTTACTTTGCAAGTTTTAGATCTGCTGAAAAAATATGATGCAAAAGCTACTTTTTTCTGCATTGGAAAAAATGTTGAAAAGCATCCGGAAATTATCAAACAAATTATTTCTGAAGGTCATTTAGTTGGCAATCACTCTTATAATCATTCGAAGTTTTTTGATTTTTATAATGCCGCAACAATCGCTGAAGAAATTCAGAAAACAGATCAACTTCTTGAAAAATTCACTTCCAAAAAAATAAACTTCTTTCGCCCGCCTTACGGAGTTACCACACCTTCGATTCGCAGAGCCTTAAAATTAACTGGTCATAAAGTAATTGGCTGGAATATCCGTTCGCTCGACGGGGGAACAAAAGACCAAAATTTAATTTTCAATCGCATAATAAAACGAGTTTCTCCCGGCGGAATCGTACTTTTGCACGACACGGGATCACACTCTGTTTTAGTATTGGAACAGTTTTTGCAATTTTTAGATCAAAACAACTATAAAGTGATTTCTGTGGAAGAACTTTTGAATCTTAAAGCTTATGAAGACTAA
- a CDS encoding porin family protein, which translates to MKKITLIAFVLFIGLATSQAQVRVSPGLRGGLNISTLTNIDDNSSKTDFYIGGLVNIKFNKFFSVQPEINYSRQGDEGRYFEDGRYYSEKYELNYVTLGAVAKFNFGGGGFHLLAGPSLDLKVSDNYINTNPEDFDLSFVGGVGYTLPNGLTFEARLKQGLIDIYGYDGVDYDDYYYDQVILNQVLQFGISYTFKVK; encoded by the coding sequence ATGAAAAAAATAACCTTAATTGCATTCGTTTTATTTATCGGCCTTGCAACTTCACAAGCACAAGTTAGAGTTAGCCCAGGACTTAGAGGCGGTTTGAATATATCAACATTAACCAATATTGATGATAATAGTTCTAAAACTGATTTCTACATTGGTGGATTGGTAAATATTAAATTCAATAAATTTTTCTCGGTTCAACCAGAGATAAATTATTCAAGACAAGGTGATGAAGGAAGATATTTTGAAGATGGCCGTTATTATTCTGAAAAGTACGAATTGAATTATGTAACACTGGGAGCAGTTGCAAAATTTAACTTTGGAGGTGGAGGTTTTCATCTATTGGCAGGCCCTTCTTTAGATTTAAAAGTTAGTGATAATTATATAAATACAAACCCTGAAGATTTTGATCTTTCATTTGTTGGAGGTGTTGGTTATACTTTGCCAAATGGTTTAACTTTTGAAGCTCGACTTAAACAAGGATTAATTGATATTTATGGTTACGATGGTGTTGATTATGATGACTATTATTACGATCAGGTTATTTTAAATCAGGTATTGCAGTTTGGTATCAGCTATACTTTTAAAGTAAAATAA
- a CDS encoding 3-hydroxyacyl-ACP dehydratase → MVLKDFYKVLSEEKTTDSKYSITILVNEKHDVFKGHFPGNPIMPGVCMIQIIKELTEKITKETLMIQTLANVKFMALINPENNPELRLELDITTTEDNLVKVKNTTYFNETVALKLSNVYKKLEL, encoded by the coding sequence ATGGTTTTAAAAGATTTTTACAAAGTTCTTTCGGAAGAAAAAACAACCGATTCTAAATATAGTATTACGATTTTGGTCAATGAAAAACATGACGTTTTCAAAGGTCATTTTCCAGGAAACCCTATTATGCCGGGCGTTTGCATGATTCAGATTATTAAAGAACTTACGGAGAAAATAACGAAGGAAACTTTAATGATTCAGACGCTTGCCAACGTAAAATTTATGGCGCTTATTAATCCGGAAAATAATCCGGAATTGCGTTTAGAACTTGACATTACAACGACTGAAGATAATTTGGTGAAGGTAAAAAACACCACTTATTTTAACGAGACGGTTGCTTTGAAACTGAGCAATGTCTATAAAAAACTGGAGCTATGA
- a CDS encoding outer membrane lipoprotein carrier protein LolA, which translates to MKTKLYIFLFTLTISNSFLFAQEQKMTEAEIATFKQDVNVVAKKIKTLSTDFVQYKHLDFLSKDIETSGKMIFKEPALLQWQYKKPYNYSIVFKNGKILINDEGKKSAVDIGNSKIFGRINKLIVGSVSGNMFDDKEFAISYFKSKGQNLAKFVPKDAALKKYIKQIELTFDKEEATVVQVKLLESSEDYTRIVLKNKVINAKIDDSVFTN; encoded by the coding sequence ATGAAGACTAAACTATATATATTTCTTTTTACCCTAACAATTTCTAATTCGTTCCTTTTCGCACAAGAACAAAAAATGACTGAGGCAGAAATTGCGACTTTCAAACAGGACGTCAATGTGGTAGCTAAAAAAATCAAAACCTTAAGCACTGATTTCGTTCAATACAAACATTTGGACTTTTTATCTAAAGACATTGAAACTTCGGGAAAAATGATTTTTAAAGAACCTGCTTTGTTGCAATGGCAATACAAAAAACCATACAATTATAGTATCGTTTTTAAAAACGGAAAAATCCTGATTAATGACGAAGGAAAGAAAAGTGCGGTTGATATTGGCAACAGCAAAATCTTTGGGCGCATCAATAAATTAATTGTTGGAAGTGTGAGCGGAAATATGTTTGATGACAAAGAATTTGCGATTTCATATTTCAAATCGAAAGGTCAAAATCTGGCGAAATTTGTTCCGAAAGATGCTGCACTGAAAAAATACATTAAACAAATTGAACTGACTTTCGACAAAGAAGAAGCAACTGTGGTTCAGGTAAAACTCTTGGAATCATCTGAAGATTATACCCGAATTGTACTTAAAAATAAAGTGATCAATGCAAAAATCGACGATTCAGTTTTTACTAATTAA
- a CDS encoding NAD(P)/FAD-dependent oxidoreductase has translation MKEQYDVVIVGSGLGGLVSAIIMAKEGYSVCVLEKNNQYGGNLQTFVRDKTIFDTGIHYIGGLSEGQNLYKYFKYLGIMDHLNLKKLDENGFDMISFEDDQNEYPHAQGYENFVKQLEYFFPEERENLEEYCTKLRTICDSFPLYNLKWEGKYDNAILELNAKDIIDNSTQNDKLKAVLAGSNFLYAGIPDKSPFYVHALSVNSYIQSSWRCINGGSQITKQLLKQLKKHGGEFYKYKEVTRFNIENNKVTGVEMKDGTQVSGIRFISNIDPKITLKLVGEEHFRKAFYSRIQSLEGVISAFSLYLVFKPETFKYINHNHYHFKKSSEVWNAHDYDEDSWPKAFMASMNASKKQEEWAEGMTFITYMKYDDVAPWMNTFNTTAEENDRGESYEEFKTRKTSKFLDEIELKFPGIKDCIRSIHTSTPLSYRDYIGGHNGNMYGYVKDSSNPMKTLIPSKTKLDNLYLTGQSINMHGVLGVTIGAVVTCSEILGKEYLVTIINQASE, from the coding sequence ATGAAGGAGCAATACGATGTTGTAATTGTAGGCAGCGGACTGGGCGGTTTAGTTTCAGCCATTATTATGGCAAAAGAAGGCTATAGTGTTTGTGTGCTCGAAAAAAACAATCAATACGGTGGAAATCTACAAACTTTTGTACGCGATAAAACCATTTTTGATACCGGAATTCATTATATCGGAGGTTTAAGTGAAGGTCAAAATCTCTATAAATATTTCAAATATTTGGGAATTATGGATCATTTAAATCTGAAGAAATTAGATGAAAATGGTTTTGATATGATCTCTTTTGAAGACGATCAAAATGAATATCCGCATGCACAAGGTTATGAAAATTTTGTAAAACAATTAGAATATTTTTTTCCTGAAGAAAGAGAAAATCTTGAGGAATACTGTACTAAACTACGAACGATTTGTGACTCATTTCCACTTTACAATTTAAAATGGGAAGGCAAATATGACAATGCTATTTTAGAATTAAACGCAAAAGATATAATCGACAATAGTACTCAAAATGACAAGCTAAAAGCTGTTTTGGCGGGAAGCAATTTTCTGTATGCGGGTATTCCGGATAAATCACCATTTTATGTTCACGCGCTTTCAGTAAACTCCTATATACAAAGTTCCTGGCGTTGTATTAATGGCGGAAGCCAGATTACAAAACAACTCTTAAAACAACTCAAAAAACACGGTGGGGAATTTTATAAATACAAAGAAGTTACTCGTTTTAATATTGAAAACAACAAAGTAACAGGTGTAGAAATGAAAGACGGTACTCAGGTTTCCGGCATTCGTTTTATCTCTAATATAGATCCCAAAATTACACTGAAACTAGTTGGCGAAGAGCATTTCAGAAAAGCATTTTATAGCCGAATTCAAAGTCTTGAAGGTGTTATTTCAGCTTTTAGTTTATATCTTGTTTTTAAGCCTGAAACTTTCAAATACATTAATCATAATCATTATCATTTTAAGAAAAGCAGTGAAGTCTGGAATGCTCATGATTACGACGAAGATTCATGGCCAAAAGCTTTTATGGCTTCCATGAATGCTTCAAAAAAACAAGAAGAATGGGCAGAAGGCATGACTTTCATTACTTATATGAAATATGACGATGTAGCTCCGTGGATGAATACTTTTAATACAACTGCAGAAGAAAATGATCGTGGCGAAAGCTATGAGGAATTTAAAACCAGAAAAACATCTAAATTTCTTGATGAAATTGAACTAAAATTTCCAGGAATAAAAGATTGTATTCGGTCAATTCATACTTCGACGCCGCTTTCTTATCGGGATTATATTGGAGGACATAATGGTAATATGTATGGTTATGTGAAAGATTCCAGCAACCCGATGAAAACTCTTATTCCGTCAAAAACCAAATTAGACAATCTTTATCTTACCGGACAAAGCATCAACATGCATGGTGTTTTGGGGGTAACTATCGGAGCTGTCGTAACCTGTTCTGAAATTCTTGGGAAAGAATATTTAGTAACCATAATCAATCAGGCATCTGAATAA
- a CDS encoding 1-acyl-sn-glycerol-3-phosphate acyltransferase produces the protein MHQYFYAIHLFVNRRKSLSVALAVLMLFVFGFFASQIKFEEDITKLIPTNDKSDVTAKVLKQLNFADKITVIFKLEKNGSDKDLKEMATAFSDSVAKSCKPYLTGIQGKIDEENIQETIDFVYGNLPLFLDNKDYDAIQNKLQKDSIAATVQGNYKSIISPSGFITKDFILQDPLGISFIALKKLQQLNIGDDFTLDNGFVMTKDKKKLLLFITSNLPSSETEKNTIFAAKLKSIQENLNQKFKSKTSISYFGSALIAVANANQIKSDIILTTTIAMITLMLILILFYKKVMIPLIIFLPTVFGALFAVAFLYFVKEQISAISLGIGSILLGITIDYSLHILTHYKHNSDVKTLYKDITMPVIMSSSTTAVAFLCLLFVKSDALNDLGIFAAVIVMASAFFSLLIVPHLYKPKENNFEHKKNVIDKLAHFSFHNNKILIGFCVLITIVCFFTYNNVGFNNDLSQLNFVPKEIKAAEKDLEESTSLTSKTIYVASYGKSMEEVLQNNSKLFSDLSKEKQNNKILNFSSVGGIMLSQKEQQQKIDQWNSFWDTNKKQLLKSQLIAEGSKLGFKPTTYSNFYDHLDFSFKPISASVYLKIQALQLKEFVTNKNGFYTISTLVKVTPKQRDAFVKSASAKNNLIAIDRQQMNETFFSTLKTDFNSLVNYSFVAVILILFFFFRRIELVIVSCIPIALTGIVTAGIMGIFGIQMNIFSMIVCTLIFGHGVDFSIFMTSALQKEYSTGKNEIAIYRTSIILAVITTILGIGAMIFARHPALRSISSVSLIGVFAALIITFIFYPILFKLFISNRSKKGNPPFVLRTFVHGIISFTYYGLGGILMSLFSITIMPILPIKEKTKMKGFRYVISKFMKSVLYSSPYLHKKVINKFDENFEKPAIIIANHSSFIDILAMGMLSPKIIFLVNDWVYNSPIFGGTVRKAGFYPVSEGIEDGVEHLRQKVNEGYSLMIFPEGTRSESNQIKRFHKGAFYLAEEFNLDILPVLIHGASEAIPKRDFVIHDSSLTVSILERISPDDLSFGENYVERTKQLSSYFKAEFAKIRQQLEGPEYFKKMIIHSYDYKEIEIINSVKSNLKTHFEIYYRLNRHLSAKAKILHLADDYGQLDVLLTLQEPQRKIHSHIADEEKSLVAKTNYFLKKRKISYLENLESISENQFDAVLISDENCTTAIEKIVAVTSCIILIDNSTLKTTLINFGFENVLEEDSIIVLKKN, from the coding sequence ATGCATCAATATTTTTACGCCATTCATTTGTTTGTCAACCGAAGAAAATCTTTGTCGGTTGCTTTGGCTGTTTTGATGCTTTTTGTATTTGGCTTTTTTGCTTCTCAAATTAAATTTGAAGAAGATATTACGAAATTAATTCCAACAAACGACAAGTCTGACGTTACGGCAAAAGTTCTTAAACAATTAAATTTTGCTGATAAGATAACCGTCATTTTCAAACTCGAAAAAAACGGCTCTGATAAAGATTTAAAAGAAATGGCAACTGCTTTCTCAGACAGTGTTGCTAAATCCTGCAAACCATACCTTACCGGAATTCAAGGGAAAATTGACGAAGAAAATATTCAGGAAACTATTGATTTTGTTTACGGTAATTTGCCGCTTTTTCTGGATAATAAAGATTACGACGCGATTCAAAATAAACTGCAAAAAGATAGCATTGCAGCAACGGTTCAGGGAAATTACAAATCGATTATTTCGCCATCCGGATTTATTACGAAAGATTTTATTCTGCAAGATCCATTGGGGATTTCGTTTATCGCTTTAAAAAAATTGCAGCAATTAAATATTGGCGATGATTTTACGCTGGATAATGGTTTTGTCATGACCAAAGACAAAAAGAAATTATTGCTTTTTATAACTTCAAATCTTCCGTCGAGCGAAACCGAAAAAAATACCATTTTTGCTGCCAAACTAAAATCAATTCAGGAAAATTTAAATCAGAAATTTAAAAGCAAAACATCGATCAGTTATTTTGGTTCCGCTTTAATTGCCGTGGCTAATGCCAATCAAATCAAGAGCGATATTATTTTAACGACAACCATCGCGATGATTACACTGATGCTGATTTTGATTTTGTTTTATAAAAAAGTCATGATTCCGCTAATTATTTTTCTGCCAACGGTTTTTGGCGCTTTGTTTGCTGTTGCCTTTTTATATTTTGTGAAAGAACAAATCTCAGCCATTTCGCTAGGAATTGGTTCAATCTTACTCGGAATTACAATTGATTATTCCCTTCATATTCTGACGCATTACAAACATAACAGCGATGTAAAAACGTTGTACAAAGACATTACGATGCCGGTAATTATGAGCAGTTCTACAACGGCAGTTGCCTTTTTATGCCTGCTTTTTGTAAAATCTGATGCGTTGAATGATCTCGGAATCTTCGCCGCTGTTATCGTTATGGCTTCTGCATTTTTCTCGCTTTTGATTGTACCACATTTATACAAACCAAAAGAAAACAACTTTGAACACAAGAAAAATGTTATCGATAAATTGGCTCATTTTTCTTTTCACAACAATAAAATCTTAATTGGTTTTTGTGTTTTAATTACCATTGTTTGCTTTTTCACTTATAATAATGTCGGTTTCAATAACGATTTATCGCAATTGAATTTTGTTCCGAAGGAAATTAAAGCGGCCGAAAAGGATCTGGAAGAAAGCACGAGTTTAACTTCTAAAACTATTTATGTTGCTTCGTACGGAAAAAGTATGGAAGAAGTTCTGCAAAATAACAGCAAGCTTTTTTCCGATTTATCGAAGGAAAAACAAAACAACAAAATCTTAAATTTCAGCTCGGTTGGTGGCATTATGCTTTCGCAGAAGGAACAACAGCAAAAAATAGACCAATGGAATTCCTTTTGGGACACCAATAAAAAACAGCTTTTAAAATCTCAATTAATTGCCGAAGGTTCAAAACTTGGTTTTAAGCCAACCACTTATTCAAATTTTTACGATCATTTGGATTTCAGTTTCAAACCGATTTCTGCTTCAGTATATTTAAAAATTCAGGCGTTGCAACTGAAAGAATTTGTAACCAATAAAAATGGTTTTTATACTATTTCGACTTTGGTAAAAGTGACGCCGAAACAACGAGATGCTTTTGTAAAATCAGCTTCAGCCAAAAATAATCTGATTGCCATTGACCGCCAGCAAATGAATGAAACATTTTTCAGCACTTTGAAAACCGATTTTAATTCGCTTGTCAATTATTCATTTGTTGCTGTAATTCTAATTTTGTTTTTCTTTTTCAGAAGAATCGAATTGGTTATCGTGAGCTGTATTCCGATCGCTTTAACCGGAATTGTAACAGCGGGAATTATGGGCATTTTTGGTATTCAGATGAATATTTTCAGCATGATTGTCTGCACTTTGATTTTTGGGCACGGTGTCGATTTTAGTATTTTCATGACCAGCGCACTTCAAAAAGAATATTCAACCGGAAAAAACGAAATTGCCATTTACAGAACATCCATTATTCTGGCGGTTATCACCACTATTTTAGGAATTGGCGCGATGATTTTTGCCAGACACCCTGCGTTGAGATCTATTTCTTCGGTTTCATTAATTGGAGTTTTCGCCGCATTGATTATCACGTTTATCTTCTACCCGATTCTCTTTAAACTATTTATATCGAATCGTTCAAAAAAAGGAAATCCTCCTTTTGTATTGCGCACCTTTGTTCACGGTATTATTTCGTTTACTTATTATGGACTTGGCGGTATTTTGATGTCACTTTTCAGCATTACCATCATGCCGATTCTTCCTATAAAGGAGAAAACTAAAATGAAAGGTTTTCGATATGTGATTTCAAAATTCATGAAATCAGTTTTGTATTCGAGCCCTTATCTTCATAAAAAGGTCATTAATAAATTCGATGAAAATTTTGAAAAACCAGCTATTATTATTGCCAATCACTCATCGTTTATCGATATTCTGGCCATGGGAATGCTGAGTCCGAAAATTATTTTTTTAGTAAACGACTGGGTTTACAACTCCCCTATTTTTGGCGGAACAGTTAGAAAAGCTGGTTTTTATCCGGTTTCAGAAGGAATTGAAGATGGCGTTGAACACTTACGTCAAAAAGTAAACGAAGGCTATTCGTTAATGATCTTTCCTGAAGGAACCCGTTCTGAAAGTAATCAGATTAAGCGTTTTCATAAAGGTGCTTTTTATCTTGCCGAAGAATTCAATTTAGATATTCTTCCGGTTTTAATTCACGGTGCTTCAGAAGCAATTCCGAAAAGAGATTTTGTAATTCATGACAGTTCTCTTACTGTTTCTATTTTAGAAAGAATTTCGCCGGATGATCTTTCTTTTGGGGAAAATTACGTCGAAAGAACAAAACAATTAAGTTCTTATTTTAAGGCAGAATTTGCTAAAATTCGTCAGCAACTGGAAGGTCCGGAATATTTCAAAAAAATGATTATTCATAGTTATGATTATAAAGAAATTGAAATCATCAACAGTGTTAAAAGCAATTTAAAAACACATTTCGAAATCTATTATCGCTTAAACAGGCATCTTTCGGCGAAAGCCAAAATATTGCATTTGGCGGATGATTATGGGCAACTAGATGTTTTATTGACCTTGCAGGAACCACAACGAAAAATACATTCGCACATAGCTGACGAAGAAAAATCGTTAGTAGCGAAAACCAATTATTTCCTTAAAAAGAGAAAAATTTCTTATTTAGAAAATCTCGAAAGCATTTCAGAAAATCAATTTGACGCCGTTTTAATTTCGGACGAAAATTGTACTACTGCTATTGAAAAAATTGTTGCTGTAACTTCCTGCATTATTTTGATTGATAATTCCACTTTAAAAACCACTTTGATTAACTTTGGTTTTGAAAATGTTTTAGAAGAAGATTCCATAATCGTATTAAAGAAAAATTAG
- a CDS encoding DUF2062 domain-containing protein, protein MKPNLSQHDLLNSTSFCVIVPTYNNHKTLKKVLDSVLDFTPNVIIVNDGSTDSTPEILKSYSELTQIHHPKNLGKGRALRNGFRKAIEMKFEYAITIDSDGQHFASDIPNFIAEIQSEPNSLLIGSRNMTQENVPKKSSFGNKFSNFWFKFETGIKLEDTQSGFRLYPLNLIPKKFYTNKFEFEIEVIVRSAWKGITVKNIPIQVLYDPAERVSHFRPFRDFTRISILNTVLVMNALLYIKPRDFFRRAKKKGFKKFFLEDILESSDTNFKKSAAIALGIFIGISPFWGFQTILLFTFAALFKLNKVIAYLSSNVSFPPFIPFVIYGSLKMGSYFVSNDVPLILDSSITLDDIQKNATQYIVGSLILASVSALFFGLLSYLLLTAFTKKHSEKSL, encoded by the coding sequence ATGAAACCTAATTTGTCACAGCACGATCTTCTAAATTCCACTTCCTTTTGTGTTATTGTCCCGACGTACAATAACCACAAAACACTTAAAAAAGTGCTGGATTCTGTTCTGGATTTCACCCCCAATGTCATTATTGTTAACGACGGTTCGACAGATTCGACACCGGAAATTTTAAAATCCTATTCGGAGCTGACTCAAATTCATCATCCTAAAAATTTAGGAAAAGGTCGTGCGCTTAGAAATGGATTTCGAAAAGCAATCGAAATGAAATTTGAATATGCCATTACGATCGATTCTGACGGGCAGCATTTTGCCTCAGACATTCCAAATTTTATTGCCGAAATTCAAAGCGAACCCAATTCTTTACTGATTGGAAGTCGCAATATGACACAGGAAAATGTGCCAAAGAAAAGCAGTTTCGGAAATAAATTTTCAAACTTTTGGTTCAAGTTTGAAACCGGAATTAAATTGGAAGACACACAATCCGGTTTCCGATTGTATCCTTTGAATTTAATTCCGAAGAAATTTTACACCAATAAATTTGAGTTTGAAATTGAAGTTATTGTTCGTTCAGCATGGAAAGGGATTACAGTAAAAAATATTCCGATTCAGGTTTTGTATGATCCTGCAGAACGTGTTTCTCATTTTCGCCCGTTCCGTGATTTTACGCGAATTAGTATTTTAAATACCGTGTTGGTAATGAATGCTCTTTTGTACATCAAACCGAGAGATTTTTTTCGAAGAGCAAAAAAAAAAGGTTTTAAAAAATTCTTTCTGGAAGATATTTTAGAAAGTTCCGATACTAATTTTAAAAAATCGGCTGCAATTGCTTTGGGTATTTTTATCGGAATTTCTCCATTTTGGGGTTTTCAGACTATATTGCTTTTTACTTTTGCTGCTTTATTTAAGCTCAATAAAGTTATCGCTTATTTGTCTTCGAACGTTAGTTTTCCACCGTTTATCCCTTTTGTCATCTACGGTTCTTTAAAAATGGGGAGCTATTTCGTGTCTAATGATGTTCCGTTAATTTTAGACAGTTCGATTACACTTGACGATATTCAAAAAAATGCTACACAATATATCGTCGGAAGTCTTATTTTAGCATCCGTTTCGGCACTGTTTTTTGGTCTGTTGAGTTATTTGCTTTTAACGGCTTTTACTAAAAAACATTCTGAAAAATCTTTGTAG